DNA from Mycobacterium sp. SMC-8:
TGAAGGCCGGCTTCGCCGAGTTCAGCCGCGTCGGCGTGTGCACCGCACCGCTGACCCTGCTCGCCGCGGTGCTGGGGCTGTGGGTGTGGATCCAGCTGTTCGGGCTTTAGGCCCATCGGCTCAGCCGCGGCGCTGCCTGGCGATCTCGGCGAGCACCACGCCCGCTGCGACCGACGCGTTGAGCGATTCGGTAGGCCCGGCCATCGGGATGGACACGATCGCGTCACAGTTCTCCCGGACCAGCCGGGAAAGTCCCTTGCCCTCGGAACCGACCACCACCACGATCGGACCGTCGGCGTCGAGCTGGTCGATCGTGGTGTCGCCGTCGGCGTCGAGGCCGACGACCTGCAGGCCCGCGTCGGCCCACTGCTTCAGTGTGCGGTTCAGGTTGGTGGCCCGCGCGACGGGCAGGCGCGCCGCCGCGCCCGCGCTGGTGCGCCACGCCACCGCGGTGACCGACGCAGAGCGGCGTTGCGGGATGAGCACACCGTGGCCGCCGAACGCGGCGACCGACCGAACGATCGCGCCGAGGTTGCGCGGATCGGAGATGTTGTCCAGAGCGACCATCAGCGGCGGCGCCGCATCGGCCTTGGCCTCGGCGAGCAGATCGTCGGGATGGGCGTAGTTGTATGGGGGCACCTGCAGCGCCAGACCCTGGTGCATGCCGTTGGACGCGATCCGGTCCAGGTCGTGTCGCGGCACCTCCAGGATCGAGATGCCCTTGTCCGCGGCGATGTGCACGGCCTCGGTGAGCCGCTCGTCGGAGTCGGCGCCCAGCGCCACGTACAACGCCGTGGCGGGCACCCCGGCGCGCAGGCACTCGAGGACCGGGTTGCGCCCAAGCACGATCTCGGTGTCGTCGGTCTTCTTGTGCCGGCCCTGAGCCTGCCGTGCCGCCTTCGCGGCCCGCTTGCCGGCCGGGTGATGGGGTCGCTGATGCGCCGGTGGGGTTGCGCCCTTGCCCTCCAGCCCGCGCCTGCGCTGACCGCCGGACCCGACGGTCGGCCCCTTCTTGGTTCCGGCCTTGCGCACCGCACCGCGACGCTGTGAATTGCCCGCCATTACTTATCCGTTCCGTCCAGTAGTGACCACTGGGGACCGTCGGCGGTGTCGGTCACCTCGATACCCGCCTCCTTGAGGCGGTCGCGGATGGCATCGGCCTCGGCCCAGTCGCGCCGGGCGCGGGCCTCCTCACGGCGGCGCACCTCCGCCTGGACCAGCACGTCGACCGCGGCCAGCGCCGCCGAGGTCTCGTCGCGGGACTCCCAGCGCTCGTCGAGTGGGTCGGCGCCGAGAATGCCCATCATCGCCCGGATCGACATGGCGTGGTCGAGTGCCGCGTCGTGGTCCCCGGCGTCGAGCGCCCGGTTGCCTTCCGCCCGCGCGGCGTGCACCTCGGCCAGCGCGGCGGGCACCGCCAAATCGTCATCGAGCGCGGCACCGAACTTCGGCGTCCACTGTCCGGGAACGACGGCGCCGACGCGGGTGCGCACCCGGTGCAGAAAGTCCTCGATGCCGGTGTAGGCCCTGGCCGCGTCCTGCAGGGCGGTCTCGGAGAACTCCAGCATGGACCGGTAGTGGGCGCTGCCCAGGTAGTAGCGCAGCTCGGCCGCCCGAACCCGTTGCAGGACAGCGGGAATCGCAAGCACGTTGCCCAGCGACTTACTCATCTTCTCGCCGCCCATGGTGACCCAGCCGTTGTGCAGCCAGAACCGGGCGAAAGCGTCGCCGGCAGCCTCGGCCTGCGCGATCTCGTTCTCATGGTGCGGGAACACCAGATCCATACCGCCGGCGTGAATGTCGAACTCCGACCCGAGGTAGGACTCGCACATCGCGACGCATTCGGTGTGCCAGCCGGGACGGC
Protein-coding regions in this window:
- the rlmB gene encoding 23S rRNA (guanosine(2251)-2'-O)-methyltransferase RlmB yields the protein MAGNSQRRGAVRKAGTKKGPTVGSGGQRRRGLEGKGATPPAHQRPHHPAGKRAAKAARQAQGRHKKTDDTEIVLGRNPVLECLRAGVPATALYVALGADSDERLTEAVHIAADKGISILEVPRHDLDRIASNGMHQGLALQVPPYNYAHPDDLLAEAKADAAPPLMVALDNISDPRNLGAIVRSVAAFGGHGVLIPQRRSASVTAVAWRTSAGAAARLPVARATNLNRTLKQWADAGLQVVGLDADGDTTIDQLDADGPIVVVVGSEGKGLSRLVRENCDAIVSIPMAGPTESLNASVAAGVVLAEIARQRRG
- the cysS gene encoding cysteine--tRNA ligase → MRLYDTLSGGVRDFAPLRPGHVSIYLCGATVQGLPHIGHVRSGVAFDVLRRWLTAKGFDVAFIRNVTDIDDKILTKAADAGRPWWEWAATYERAFSAAYDALGVLPPSAEPRATGHITQMVELIGRLIERGHAYTGDGDVYFDVSTLPDYGKLSGHRIDDVHQGEGVATGKRDQRDFTLWKGAKPGEPSWPTPWGRGRPGWHTECVAMCESYLGSEFDIHAGGMDLVFPHHENEIAQAEAAGDAFARFWLHNGWVTMGGEKMSKSLGNVLAIPAVLQRVRAAELRYYLGSAHYRSMLEFSETALQDAARAYTGIEDFLHRVRTRVGAVVPGQWTPKFGAALDDDLAVPAALAEVHAARAEGNRALDAGDHDAALDHAMSIRAMMGILGADPLDERWESRDETSAALAAVDVLVQAEVRRREEARARRDWAEADAIRDRLKEAGIEVTDTADGPQWSLLDGTDK